From one Lycium barbarum isolate Lr01 chromosome 6, ASM1917538v2, whole genome shotgun sequence genomic stretch:
- the LOC132600295 gene encoding uncharacterized protein LOC132600295: MANISSLIRHSGIWNDENKDVNYKIDAVTFKEYSTYEELLQTVATQLNLDKKMKNISIKYMVEGDYIPMEIHNDMGVRVYMELKKENKALPIYTNQTVGSRDFASSSCGKADLLFENNKGMVINDKNQKVVAVDQVYKDKDTLKVVMVNYAITNRFNYRTERSNAISYTLVCVSGECDWKFRASSVGKSGMFRVREFQDKHTCPLKVYSQCQAKSRLISEIVKPKISNHKRKYTPKDIAEDAKNDFGMDVSYMVAWRAKERAMNDLMGEPAESYKRLPGYLYILDKTYPGSHIRMRKTRENEFMYVFIALYAFIKDFDYCRPIVVVDGSHLKTPYNGTFVSSSTLDGAGNILPLAYGVIDSENDRSWTWFFERFRESYGIREICVSYQIGMKAYTQDDFDELMGKVQKVDMRVAEYLESAGRDKWARLYASVNRGWTMTSNITECINRHLLAARELPIYDFLEEVRRMFGRWNYNNRRNGTYAFTTLGKKFQEMLSINEYLCLRMMVEPSTEFVYTVHDGGRRFILNLNSKTCSCRMFQLDEIPCPHAWAVIKKKNLVAEDYCSDLFKPETVLKTYDVPVDPLPD, translated from the exons ATGGCCAATATTTCATCGTTGATTAGACACTCTGGTATTTGGAACGACGAGAATAAAGATGTCAATTACAAAATCGATGCTGTGACTTTCAAGGAGTATTCGACGTATGAGGAATTGTTACAAACAGTTGCAAcccaattgaatttggacaagaaaATGAAAAACATAAGCATAAAATACATGGTTGAAGGTGATTATATTCCAATGGAAATTCACAATGACATGGGTGTTAGGGTGTATATGGAACTGAAGAAAGAGAACAAAGCATTACCAAT ATACACGAATCAAACAGTTGGTTCCCGTGATTTTGCATCATCAAGCTGTGGAAAGGCTGATTTGTTATTCGAAAACAACAAGGGTATGGTTATTAATGACAAGAACCAAAAAGTAGTTGCCGTCGATCAAGTATACAAGGATAAAGATACATTAAAAGTTGTGATGGTGAATTATGCAATTACGAACAGGTTCAACTATCGGACAGAAAGGAGCAATGCAATAAG CTACACTCTTGTGTGCGTATCAGGAGAGTGTGATTGGAAATTCAGGGCGTCAAGTGTCGGTAAGTCAGGAATGTTTAGAGTTAGGGAGTTTCAAGACAAACATACATGTCCATTAAAGGTTTATTCCCAATGCCAAGCTAAAAGTCGGTTGATAAGTGAGATTGTCAAACCAAAAATATCAAATCATAAGAGGAAATATACGCCTAAAGACATTGCAGAGGACGCCAAAAATGATTTTGGAATGGATGTGTCGTACATGGTTGCTTGGCGGGCCAAAGAAAGGGCGATGAACGATTTAATGGGTGAACCGGCTGAATCTTATAAAAGACTACCTGGATATCTATACATATTGGATAAGACTTACCCGGGTTCACATATTAGAATGCGTAAAACCCGCGAAAATGaatttatgtatgtttttatagcACTATATGCATTTATCAAAGACTTTGATTATTGTCGGCCAATTGTGGTGGTTGATGGAAGCCACTTAAAAACACCATACAATGGAACATTTGTCTCGTCAAGCACATTAGACGGTGCAG GCAACATACTTCCCTTAGCATATGGTGTGATTGATTCTGAGAATGACAGATCATGGACGTGGTTTTTTGAGCGTTTCAGAGAATCATATGGAATTAGAGAGATATGTGTATCGTATCAGATAGGCATGAAA GCATACACGCAGGATGATTTCGATGAGTTAatgggaaaggttcaaaaggtaGATATGCGCGTGGCAGAGTATTTGGAATCGGCTGGTAGAGACAAGTGGGCTAGATTGTATGCATCTGTTAACCGAGGGTGGACAATGACTTCTAACATAACAGAGTGCATTAACCGACATCTTCTAGCAGCTAGAGAACTGCCTATATATGACTTTCTCGAAGAAGTTAGAAGGatgtttggaagatggaattaCAATAACCGGAGAAATGGAACATACGCGTTCACTACACTCGGTAAAAAGTTTCAGGAGATGCTATCAATCAACGAGTATCTATGTCTAAGAATGATG GTAGAACCGTCAACCGAATTCGTGTACACAGTACATGATGGAGGACGGCGATTCATTCTTAATTTGAATAGCAAAACTTGCAGTTGTCGTATGTTTCAACTAGATGAAATCCCCTGCCCGCATGCATGGGCtgtcattaaaaagaaaaatctagTTGCTGAGGATTATTGCTCTGATTTGTTCAAACCGGAGACCGTGTTGAAGACATATGATGTACCTGTGGATCCTCTACCCGACTAG